In the genome of Fusarium poae strain DAOMC 252244 chromosome 1, whole genome shotgun sequence, the window CGAGTCCCTCAAGTCAAACTTCTTGTCCGAGATCAGTTCACTCAAGGCTTCATTGAGTGGAAAAGAGGCTGAGGTGCAATCACTCAAGGCTGCGGTTGGTGATGCAGAGAAGCGTGTCGGCGAGTCTCAAGAGCAGCTTCGCGAGGAACAGACCATCAAGGAGCAGCTCACAGCTGAAAAAGAAGGATGGGAGAACCGTGGACGCGAAATGGAGAGTGTGCTGCGCAAGGTCAGAGAAGAGATCGTGGAGAGTCAAAAAGAGCAGGAAGAACTAGAACAGAAGCTGGAGGAGAGCGAGAAAAGGCGCGAAGCAGCCGAGATGTTGCATCAAGAAGCGGAAAGCAAGATAGCTGGGATGCGCGCTGGGAAGGACACAGAAAAGTCTTCGCCTGAAAAGCCCAAGAACACAACAGACATCAACCACGAAGTTGAGATTGCTGTTGAGCGTGTGGCTCGTGAGCTCCATGCGCTGTACAAGAGCAAGCACGAGTCTAAGGTCACTGCTCTGAAGAAATCATACGAGACCCGATGGGAGAAGCGTGTGCAAGGTCTTCAAAGCAAGATGGAGGAGCTTACTGAGGAGAACGAGCGTCTACGGGCCAGCCATGATGTTAACATGAACAAGGTTGATAGTGCTGAAGCCGAGGCCGAAGCTGAAGAACGCAAAGCTCAAGCAGTACGGGACAGTGCGGCAATCAAGGAGCTTACCGCCGACATTCAACGGCTTGAGGCTGTTGTACGCACGGTTCAACTCGACAACGAGTCGCTTCGCAGCATGCTTGAGCGGGAACGTGTGGAAAAGGGTGAGCTCGTGCAGCTCGCAGAGGAGATGATGAGCATGCAGAGCTTTGTTGCTCAGACACCCAAGCCTGAGCCTCAGCAACAGCTACAGCGCCCTCAATCTGTGTCCCGTCACCCACACGAGAAGCAACATGAAAGAGAGCCAGAGGCCAAGACGCCTAAGCGAAGCGCGGATCATCTCAGGAGCAGCGTCAGCCGCGTTTCTGGACTTCGCGCACCTGGCTCAGCACTCCGAGCACCTCATGAGCGAACCAAGAGCACGGGTGGACTGCCTCGTCCTGGCGGTGCCCGCAGCGGCATTATGAGCTCCATCGAAAAGATGGGTAACTATCGGGGACGTGGAGGCGAGTAAATGGTTATATGACGCAAGAGATATGACGAGCCTCAAAATGGCAGATGAACGACACAACTCATGACACGCAAAACTGTATGACGGCAAATTTGTTTTTCTGCTTTTTCTGCGAGGCATTGACTGCTCGAGGGATGCTGGGAGCTCCCTCTATAGCTTGGCGTGGTACTTGTTACTTTTGATGTTTGTGATATAGATGTCACTGGCGTCGGGGCACTTTTAGATATATGAACGATAATTGAATTGGgttaatactttaagataGTGATAATGCCTCTGTTTTTAAATGTGACGACTCATCCATCACCATCCAACTAAGAGCCATGCATGGTTTCAATGGTATTTTTCATTTCTATTATCTGTATAATTGAATCTCGACTCTATTTCGTCATCTCATCAAAAGAGTTTGTGCTTCCAATTTTGGGTATTGACTATCAGTTCAACCAGACATTCATTCATCTCCTTATATACTAGTC includes:
- a CDS encoding hypothetical protein (BUSCO:19931at5125); this translates as MDTPLSSVQDSNLNIQSSATSEQYDNFDVQAVNIETQSEPHRGSSPFVSAISDSALSDQENRSPSKSRHSRILSGATLSPLRILTDQQEGRDGRPTDRSHGPRSPRKVSPEKRFPVKISNSLDTPRTSHESTMSLEDAVRQNAGLKRAIDIFEDEQSVPEDGRDTMDVSSGNANMNLEGEMEVDESLCPDESMISTFSTFSAVPNLTMFAKLGQSPTKLSDMGGLTPRAKTKADPSPSRTPQARTKHDSGNTTSLLDFTEQLRFPQKTPSRGGLSPSRTAPNVAATPSRGFSNLIDFDFPPMPTPRSIPSITARELESLKSNFLSEISSLKASLSGKEAEVQSLKAAVGDAEKRVGESQEQLREEQTIKEQLTAEKEGWENRGREMESVLRKVREEIVESQKEQEELEQKLEESEKRREAAEMLHQEAESKIAGMRAGKDTEKSSPEKPKNTTDINHEVEIAVERVARELHALYKSKHESKVTALKKSYETRWEKRVQGLQSKMEELTEENERLRASHDVNMNKVDSAEAEAEAEERKAQAVRDSAAIKELTADIQRLEAVVRTVQLDNESLRSMLERERVEKGELVQLAEEMMSMQSFVAQTPKPEPQQQLQRPQSVSRHPHEKQHEREPEAKTPKRSADHLRSSVSRVSGLRAPGSALRAPHERTKSTGGLPRPGGARSGIMSSIEKMGNYRGRGGE